The genome window aagttgatggagacgctGTGGAATGACTATAAACCCGTGGAatcacctcttcctctctgcgaggtcccatcgacgaccacgaacgagttcttgaactggaggaacaagcacctgcagccgtcgctcgtcacggatgaatatgAACGATATTGCAACTCTGAACGGGTTTACGGGTTCACAAGTGCCCTTGCATGGTGGCTAGAGGagacacagcagaaaaaCTACCCAAACTTGAGTAAAATGGCGGTGGACATACTGTCAATTTCCGTAATGTCTGCGGAGCCGGAGCGGCTCTTCTTTGGGGCCAAGATAACCATTGcagatcgtcgaaatcggcttggtagtgatgtagttgaagctctggagtgcctgaagtcatggtttgggatacgagagcttcaaggtgatgtactttagctgccgcagtagaataacccagatcacgtgcaatatatgggatgtattgtcatactggcaatatattgggttcttggcaatacaatacaatataggccaatgtcatatggcctaatacaatatgcaccacttggcaatacaataatattgcgaggcttccatattgccaatatacgtattgtttatattattcgcaacactgagTCCACTGGTTTAGACTGGTTTGCTTTGGAATCGATCTACGTTCATTAGGCGCCCTTGCAGCTGTAGATATGTGTTCTTGGTCTGTAGTGGTGACAGAGATATCCTTCCTCAAAGCGCTAAGGTACCTACAGCACAAATTGGCTGGGGAGCTGTTCCGCAACCCAAACAACGGCGCCTTACATCACTCAGATGGACTCGATAGTCAGTCAGACTCTCAATATAGCTtcaattttattaatttcgCTATGCCATGACCTAATTTGAGGGCATCAGTATAAAGAAATGTTAGAAAATGCCTTAGTTTACACCAAAACGGCACCCTTATGGATGTGTCACACTTTAGTGGctaactaagcttgcttaggtTGGCTCGGCCGGGCTCGGCCCGCATGAGTCAACGGGTAGAGTGATTCGAGTCATAATGATATTTCATGGCTTTAGCAATCtgtttattatattaaagctcAGTCCACACATATACACTATAAAGCAGAACTTCTGTATAGTATTCAAATGGGAATAGAATTTGgttataataagtagttgACTACTTACCTGGAAATGGAAGTTGAGCAAGCGATTCTCAATATTTCCCTGAAGGGCTACCCTGGCAATGGAACCGAGCGAAAGTCATACCGTATTATATGCAACCCTCTCTCCATCACATCCGTATCCCTAGGTGTGCCGCCCCGGCCAGATGAGGCATTGTAGAATGGTGCTGGCTTCCGCAACTACTGCAGAGATTGCTTGAGATGTTTAATTGTGACCTCGAGGTAAGATTACACGCCATGCCTTAGTTGAAACATGAACACGGGAGTAAAGAATAGGTTTATCCGAACAGCCTAATAGCAAGGATAACCTCACCTTTCCAGACTGATGATCACTCCCTTCTGTCCTGATATTCGTCTAAGAGCTGGTGATGTGCGAGTTTCTGTAGCCTATCCGGCGTCGACACGAATTAGAACTACTAATTAGCCCGGACACCCTTACGAAACCGCCTGAATCAAACTTTATTTCAAACAAGGAACGGCTTGGCAGTGTTGATCGGGAGCTATAAAGACATCACGATATTCGGTGGCCTGAGCGAACAACCCCTGCTCGCTATCACGCAATTGGTAGGGATCATCCACGCCAAGACTCATATCAGCGAGTTTCAGCGAAAATGCTTCCCTTGGCGAGAAGGTAGAAAAGCAGTGGTAGTCCATAATGGACGGGCCGAAGACGGGGAGGTGTGCCGGCGGAGACTTTTAACGTTGATCGCCAACTAATAACCTTAGCCCGAGCGCGATGTAACAGTTGAACAATCAGCATGTATATACATACCCTCAGGGTTTAATAAGAATCCGGACTTCATAGACTCTAGACCACTATATCATGATAACTTTTTAGataaaaggtattaattataatatcaaGAAAAATATTTCTTGGCCAAATCACATCAAGACGTCATAGGCTACGCTGGGACTTGGCCAAGAATATGGTCTATACGATATACGCGTCAACTCCATCTGCCCCCTGGTCAGCATTTATTCCCCTTTGAAGGCAGGGCCTATTAATTAGAGTTAAGTGGGTCGTGTATGAAAAAGACTTAAAAGAGAAGTGGGGCTTTCCTTTCTATAAGATTCGTTCTCCTTAGCGAAATAAACTCAATCTATAGGGTCTCCTAGATTTAGAATATATTGGGTATATTGTCACACTGCCGATATATGGTTCTTGGCAATAAATACCATATTGGGTAATACAATATACACCCCTTGACAATACAATGATATTGCGAAGGGGTCCATATTGGCAATCATTCAGGAGGTGTGGAGGCCATGCGTCGTTCCATAGATATTTTTGCGAGTTCCATGGATTACGTAGGCCTCTCACGGTTCAGACGCTGCGATGCAGCTTTTGCCAGGCTAAACTCGATGTACGATTATTGCTATGATCGGCCGGAGGATGCGCTTGACTGGCTGCCAGTCAATATGCCACGAGTGTGTTGTTCTGTAGGACAGATCGATTGGAAGGAAGCCGCTTCGCCCGGTGCCGATAATCTATGGCCCCGACAATAGCGCCGCCGGCAGGACGGACCGCGCCATGGCGTATAAGATGCCATCTTCGCGgcctcatcaacaacattgcGGAGCACGTCATCGTACATCGTCGAAAATGGCGCAAAACCTCACCACCCAAGCGTCCGTCGCAAGGAAAACCCCGGAAGCGTATCCATACAGCGGCAGAACGCGCAATCACGGCATCCCCATTTGGTTCCTCGTAGATCGTATAGCTGCCGGGTAACAAAACCGAGGAGGGGGGCTAATGCGGGAAACGGTGGCGGGCATTGATGGCGCAAGTGGCTATTTGAACGACTTACAGGATAGCCAGATGTGGGGTACTGAGGAATTCGTTCAGATGATCAGTGATCAGTCATGGGCGGCGGGTCATGTCCAGAATAGTTAATGTGCCGCGTAATATGTCTCTTGTTCGGAGCTGTCTAACTTGGCGTGCAGCAGTGCCAAGAGCGTGCTCCCAACCAACCGGCGGGATTGTAAGTTGGCGAATTCGCACTAGTGAAGCCGTGGCCAGCAAGACGGTCGCATGACTAAAGTGCTTGCCCACTCCTGCTCGGCCTTCCACTGGAAGTTGGACTCTTTCCGTAGTCGCATTCGTCGTGAAGGTTGGTAATGTTCCCATATACCGATTCGAGGTTACTGTGGACCTATTTGGTAAAACGCCAGATCGTACCGTATGGGGTGACGATAGCCTATATGATTGTGGCCTTCCATTCACAATATTCCGACCGCTACGAGAGGACTTGGTTTAAGGTTACGGCGGGTCTCGCCAACTTGGTGGGACAGTTTGTCATGACCTTTCCCATGACGACCTGGTGCGCATGGGAGGCCAAACAGACGATGCGTGTGCCAGCACTCAGCGCCGATATTCGAGACGCCATCGCAGGTTATCATAGCTCTTCAACGGGCGGTACCGTCGCCTTTCACAAGATCCTTGAGACGTCAAAAATCAGCCGCCACATGAGAAGTTAAGTTTCTAATATGAACTCCGATCTTCATACAGTCAGACGAGTTTTACTTGACGGCTTACCATCCCACGTCCACGGCGAGGAGCAACATCCGACTAATGCTCGGGCGCCTAAAATGGTAATTTGGATGATGTCGTTCTGCGTTCTGCGTATTCTTGTTCAACTGTTTTTGTTATGCCACCACTTCGTTCCTCCTCGTCAAGGTTGCAGCAACATCAGTCTTCGTCCTACTGGTCCAAGGCGACGTAGCTCGCAAAGACCACCAGTCACTTGAAGATATGCTCAACATCTCAAATCAAATCTTACCTCCGGAAATATTCTGACGCTTCCGTTTGTTGGAATCCCAGTGTTGATCGCTCTCAGAGTTTTTCACTACCGTTTGATGAAAAATCTGTGGCCATTTTGGGTTCTCAGTATTGCCCAAACGATTCTCAACCTTACAATTTCTGACCTATTTGGTCCGGCGGTGTTGAGATTAGCGGAGAAGTGCAGGGGGATACCCACGTTGGGGTAGTAATAATCAAAGCCGTCGGACGGAGGAGGTTCGCTCTAGTCTATTGTGGGAGGAGTCCCCGAAGAGCTGACGTATTCACTAGAAGTAGACCAGGGACAGAATGTAAAACTCCAAGCGCATTgaataagttaaataaattatctaACCTGTTGACTGAACCAATAGTTCTCATTCCGAAGGTCTACGATACGCAACAGATAATCCCCCGTTAACCGTCGCTTTCGGGATTCAGACACTCGCATGACTCGCTTGTTACGAGGTAAGTTCTTGATATCTGAGTCTTGAACCTTCCCCGGATATTGGCGTTAGGTTCAATCGCAACAATCATGCCGGCTTTGAATGAGCCTGCAGCAAAGCCGTCGATTGAACCTTGTTCATGCGGACCGAGTCCGACATTGTGACCGATACGGGCGGGTTTTGTGTAGCCGCGCTCCGCCAGCATCTCGCAAGCCTTTTCGTACGGAGCAGAGAGAGGTAACCCAGGTCGAATTAATTCAACGACTGCGCCACGAATCTCATTTGCGTCCGCGATTGCCGTCTTTTCTGAGTTGGACAGTTCTCCCTTCCAGACGGTGTCCTCCAATTCAACATGCCTCCCATTGATGACGCTCCAGATCAGCACTGAACCCGCCTCTCCATCTTCGAGTCTGCGCGAGGTGGGTGAGGCGGTCTGCATGAATTTTCGTTCACCAAAAAGAACCCAAACATCAAATCCGTCAAATTTGCCGCCTTCCAACGAGCCAAAGCCGTGGATGTCGGCATCGGGATAGGTTTTGCTCCACAACTTGTACATTGCGCATTTGGCGGCGAAGAATGTTTCGTACTCGCTACCCCCGGCATGGGCTCGTTCTTTCGCTGCAgctaagccggcgccggcgATCTTAGCAGCGATACGTGCATTCGCgatttcatcctcatccttgacGCTCCGGCATTCTTGCAGGAGGTCGTCGACTCCAACGAATTTCGCATCCGGCAGTGCGCTCGTCAAAGCATCGTAGAAATCCAGTGAAATGAACTTGCGCTCAATCCCGATCCTCTTTCCCACAGAGCTTCCCTGGGCGACGAGGATTTGCAGTGCCTCAGGCCAGTTTGACGCTGTCGGTTCAGCGCCGAACCAATGTCCGTAGAAGTGATTGATGCGAACGCCGGGAGTGTTCTCAGCTTTGTGTTTGCGGAGTGCGTTTGCAAGAAGGATAGGTTTGGCACTATCCTCTGTCAAAATCGCGAATGCGGGGTGGGACCAAATGGTCGCGTTGAAGCCAGTCAAGTAGCAAATGTGTTCGGGTTTCGACAGCACCATCACGCTGATGCCTTCTCTCGCCATGCTGACTTTAAGACGAGTTACTCGGCTTGACATTTTGATGGAGAGGCTCAAATTATATTCTGATGAGGGGAGAGGTGGCGCGTCTTTGAAGGTgaataaagaaaaggggcACTGTGCAGATATCTCTATCTATTTATGTCCCACTCCTGTTTTTGCGAACCTTGCCAGAGTCAATGACGTGGCTGATAGGATGACACCTGCTTATTCACTTGTCCATCACGCCATCTAAGAGGGGTATGTATAAATGTGGTTACATGCAGCAAGTTTGGCATTGACCCGCGGCAGAGCTCACACCAGCATCGCCCGTCCCCATTCATTTCAACGTGCTTCCGAGGTGTGGTTGGAGTTACGGGCGGTCCTTCCGTAATGCACATCGCTCGAATTAGCTCTGTACGCAATCAGTCCGGATCGTCAGTTGCCACGGCGTCTTGGCTCCGGAGAGGCTGGACGTCTGAGTTCCTGATGAACCTATAAATATTTCGCCCTCATGTACGTAGGGCCGCTTAGAATAGGTGTAGCAGCACAACATGAAAATATCAGTCTTTGGCGCTGGCCCATGCGGCATCTCTCTCGCAATACACCTTATACAATGCAACAACGAAGTGCTTCTTCACACCAATGAAGGCCATCAGCGTCACTCAACAAGCTTGGTCGCGACGGCAGGATTTCGTCGGCAGGGGAGATCGACGGCAATTTCCTCCTGAAAATCACTCAAAGCTTAATGGACGCTGTCCTGTTTGCAAAGATTCTTATTATTGCTGTGCCGACAGACGCTCACGAGACTATACTCGCCGACATAGGGGGTACGAATCAAGACCTCACTCGCCACACGATTATTGCTGTCCCGAGCAATTTCTTCCTCTACTTGCCCACCGGCGGATCAAGGCGCGAGGAATTCTCGGGGTTGCCACTTCTCCGTTTACTTCCAAGATCCAGAATGGGAAGTTAATGGTGAAGAGCATAAAAAAGGTGCTACCTATATCAGGACTTCCCGCGAACCTCAGCCAGTCGTTTTGCGATGAAATTGCAGAAATCTTTCCGCAACCCCTGGAGTGGTACCCCAATTGTTTGGCACTCGACATGGCATGCATCGGAGCGATTATGCACGTCGTGCCTACCCTCCTCAACGTGGGTTGGATTGAAAGTGCAAAGGGTGATTTGGGCCTTTATCCGGATTGTATGACTGAGAGCGTCGTCGACGTCATGACTGCACTCGATCAAGATCGATTGGAAATCGGAAGACGTCTCGATTTCCAACTCGAATCGGTCTTGGAGATGATGAACAAATATTACGGAACATCATACCGGACGTTGCGGGAATTCGCACTGAATTCCAAACCTCATAACATGACGAGATGGGCGCCCGACAGTATGGCACATCGCGTTATCACACAGGACATACCGTGTTCGCTTGTTCCTTGGTTTCAGCTTGGCCTGAAAGTTGGTTTCAATTCGCGCCTTATggaaatatttattttcttaggATCGAGGATCAATAACGAAGATTACCTGTTGAATGGGAGAAATTTGGCAAAACTGGGAATAGAGAATTTATCGAAGGCTGAGATAGTTAGAATTTTCTCATAAAACTTTAGATTTCTGGCGCTGGATTTGGACCCTGAGTTAGATTGTACGTTAATTCGCTTGTGCATTGCTTCCAGATGTTGTTCACAGACGATTTTACTCAAATCCTTCATATAAAATGAGTTACGGGCAGGTCTCGGTAGTAGgtacaggtgaacggggaacgcttctgACGGAAtcggttctattgctacggataggcactgcaggcaggtcaggctctattgacaagacgtagtTTGAGGAGCtatgttgattgattgattgattgattgtatCCTACACGGTTGTGGCCGCTTTTTATCTGCAGCTATGCCCGGTTAACAGGACTCGGCAGACAGCCGACGCGTCCGTCTAGCAAACGCCCCACTTCGCCTTATTGTTGAAATAAGGCCAGCTGTCCCCATTACAGCTTTCACGCCATTCTCGCCAGCGCGACGTTCTAAGTCCACCTCGCCAGATTCCACTACCAAAGAGCGACAATATGAAGAATCTCTTTGGCGCCATTTCCCTGGGTTCACGTGGTCTCAAAGGGTTAGAGATACTAATTCCTGGGCCTGGGAGTATGGGTACGATATCCAGAAAGGCAACGACAGGAAGTGGGTTTGCAAAATTTGCATCCGCAAGAACACTCTTAAGCCAAAGACCTTCACATCAACGGGCATCCAGAATACTCTAAACCACCTCTATGACGATCACAGGATTTGTGCGCCTGAAGGGAAGACAAAATCAGCCTCGCAGCTAAGAGCAGAGGGCCGGAAGGCCAAGGGACAGTCAACCATCGCCGAATTGATAAAGCTTGATACCAATAAGCCTAGAGAACAAGCAATTGCGAATGGCCTCATCAAGAATTTCGACAAGAAGCATTTCCAACGACTTCTAATAGAATGGATCGTGGAGGCCAACCTCTCACACCAACTCAacgtcaatccattcaacgAAGGCGTTCAGTTGATCAACTCAACGAGAGGTCGGCGATTACTAAGCCAATTCACTCAATATAGGTCGTCCGTTGAGTTGGTTGAGTTGTTTGGGTCTCTGCAGCAGGAACATGAAAGCGATGAGAGGGATCGAACAAACAgggatgatgatggcga of Fusarium poae strain DAOMC 252244 chromosome Unknown contig_4, whole genome shotgun sequence contains these proteins:
- a CDS encoding uncharacterized protein (MEROPS:MER0004931), producing the protein MSSRVTRLKVSMAREGISVMVLSKPEHICYLTGFNATIWSHPAFAILTEDSAKPILLANALRKHKAENTPGVRINHFYGHWFGAEPTASNWPEALQILVAQGSSVGKRIGIERKFISLDFYDALTSALPDAKFVGVDDLLQECRSVKDEDEIANARIAAKIAGAGLAAAKERAHAGGSEYETFFAAKCAMYKLWSKTYPDADIHGFGSLEGGKFDGFDVWVLFGERKFMQTASPTSRRLEDGEAGSVLIWSVINGRHVELEDTVWKGELSNSEKTAIADANEIRGAVVELIRPGLPLSAPYEKACEMLAERGYTKPARIGHNVGLGPHEQGSIDGFAAGSFKAGMIVAIEPNANIRGRFKTQISRTYLVTSESCECLNPESDG